The Flavobacteriales bacterium genomic sequence GATGGCTCGTCATTTTCTGAAATTTCATTCGAAGCTGTTATCAGTTGCCCAACACTTTTATTCATCTCGATTTCTGCAACAGGTATTTCCGAAACGGCTGCTGGTTGTAAAATAAACTGAGTCGCCACTATAGAAACACCTCCTATAAAGGAAGCAGCTAATCCCATTTTCCACCAATAGGCTGCAGGTCTCTTTTTAGATTCCGTTAGCTCCGCTTCAATGTTTTCCCAAACAAAATCGTCGGGCTCCATTTCGAATTCTTCGAATGCTCCTTGCAGTTGGTCTTCTATATTGTCGTTTTCCGCCATGTTATATCACTCTTTTCATAAACGATTCTTTGTCACTTTGTAGCCATTTTCGCAATTGTGCTTTAGCACGAGAGTACTGCGAATAAGAAGTATTCTCCGAAATATTGAGTCGATCAGCAATCTCTTTATGGCTATATCCCTCAATCGAAAAAAGGTTAAATACCATTTTGTATCCGTCGGGAAGGAGATTAATAAACTTCATAATGTCATCAGCATTCATCTGTGCTTCTACTTCCGGATTTGTATTCGCTTCATCTTCTGCATCTTCAATATCTACTTCATGTTTTGTTTTCTTAGATCGAAAATTTTCAATTGCCGTGTGAACGGCGATTCGTCTAATCCATCCTTCTAAAGACCCCGTTCCTTTATAGGTATCTAGTTTTTTAAAAACTTTAATAAAGGCTTCTTGAAGAATGTCTTGGGCTTCTTGCTTATCTGTAGAGTATCGAAAACAAACGCCCAGCATCTTTCTACTA encodes the following:
- a CDS encoding RNA polymerase sigma factor → MSDEEIIKGCLQGNLFAQKCLFEKYSRKMLGVCFRYSTDKQEAQDILQEAFIKVFKKLDTYKGTGSLEGWIRRIAVHTAIENFRSKKTKHEVDIEDAEDEANTNPEVEAQMNADDIMKFINLLPDGYKMVFNLFSIEGYSHKEIADRLNISENTSYSQYSRAKAQLRKWLQSDKESFMKRVI